In one window of Helianthus annuus cultivar XRQ/B chromosome 17, HanXRQr2.0-SUNRISE, whole genome shotgun sequence DNA:
- the LOC110942647 gene encoding uncharacterized protein LOC110942647, translating to MFDCKLHYINILPHFNGRSNDEPYTHLAEFSSTCSTIGGHNFALEEVKLRLFQFSLKDKAKQWFLTLPANSIRTWGEMQQVFLDEYYSMAKTDDARDEIRSFRQLLSEPLHEAFTRYKELIRKCPHHQIEKWELVKCFVRGLDDETWNRLESTSNGTLLSNHEDDDWEFLERMSKRSKAKESADRAKKHPTSRSWPDRDANSRDRIETLERELARMKKREVNVVQYIVCEECGDIGHRTENCQATVEVNQVYGDRRQYDMNSNTYHLGLRNHPNFRYGNASNQMNPNFQSGNQDLHM from the exons ATGTTCGATTGCAAACTCCACTACATCAATATACTTCCCCACTTCAACGGGAGGTCTAACGATGAACCGTACACGCATTTGGCGGAGTTTTCATCTACATGTAGCACAATCGGGGGGCATAATTTTGCGTTGGAAGAAGTCAAGCTTCGGTTATTTCAGTTTTCGCTAAAAGACAAGGCGAAACAATGGTTTCTTACACTTCCGGCGAATAGTATTCGAACATGGGGTGAGATGCAACAAGTATTCCTTGACGAATATTACTCGATGGCAAAGACCGatgatgctagagatgaaataAGGTCTTTCCGTCAACTATTAAGTGAACCATTGCATGAAGCATTCACAAGGTACAAGGAATTGATTCGAAAATGCCCACATCATCAAATTGAAAAGTGGGAGTTGGTTAAATGCTTTGTGAGAGGATTGGATGACGAGACATGGAATCGCCTTGAGTCAACGAGCAATGGAACTTTATTAAGCAATCACGAGGATGACGATTGGGAGTTCCTTGAAAGGATGAGTAAAAGGTCAAAAGCGAAAGAGTCGGCCGATCGAGCAAAAAAGCACCCCACCTCAAGGTCTTGGCCCGATCGTGATGCGAATTCTAGGGATCGAATTGAAACGTTAGAGCGAGAGTTGGCTCGCATGAAGAAAAGGGAAGTGAATGTGGTGCAATACATCGTATGTGAAGAATGTGGAGACATCGGTCACCGGACTGAGAATTGTCAAGCCACCGTAGAGGTAAATCAAGTGTATGGGGACCGAAGGCAATATgatatgaactccaacacttaccaccTCGGGTTGAGGAACCATCCTAACTTTAGGTATGGTAATGCCTCCaaccaaatgaacccgaattttcaatcggGGAATCAAG ATTTACATATGTAA